A stretch of DNA from Methylobacterium sp. CB376:
CGCCGCCGCCCGCTCAGAACCCGACCCGGTCGCCGCCCTTGAGCCCGAGGATGCCGCGGGCGTCGTCGGGGGTGGCGATCTCCAGGCCCAGCCCCTCGATGATCTGGCGCACCTTCGTCACCTGCTCGGCATTCGACTGCGCGAGCTTGCCGGGTCCGATCCAGAGGGAATCCTCCAGCCCGACCCGCACGTTGCCACCCATCGCGGCAGCCTGGGCGGCGATGGGCAATTGGTTGCGGCCCGCGCCCAGCACGGACCAGTGGTAATCCCGGCCGAACAGCCGGTCGGCGGTGCGCTTCATGTGAAGCACGTCCTCCGGGTGCGGGCCGATCCCGCCGAGGATCCCGAACACGCTCTGCACGAAGAACGGGGGCTTGATCACGCCCCGGTCGGCGAAGTGGGCGAGCGTGTAGAGGTGGCCGATATCGTAGCACTCCACCTCGAAGCGGGTGCCGTTCTCGGCGCAGGTGGTCAGGATGTGCTCGATGTCCGCGAACGTGTTCTTGAAGATGCGGTCGCGGGAGCCGGCCAGGTAAGGCTCCTCCCAGTCGTGCCGGAAGCTCTTGAAGCGCTCCAGCATCGGGTAGAGGCCGAAATTCATCGAGCCCATGTTGAGGGAGGCGACTTCGGGCTTGAGCGTCGAGGCCGGGGCGAGGCGCTCCTCGATGCCCATGGTGGGCGCGCCGCCGGTGGTCAGGTTGATGACGCAGTTCGCGCGCTGCTTGATCACCGACAGGAACGGGCGGAAGGCCTCCGGCCGCTGGTCGGGCTTCCCGGTGCGCGGGTCGCGGGCGTGCAGGTGGACGATCGCCGCGCCGGCCTCGGCGGCGCCGATCGCCGCCTCGGCAATCTCCTCGGGCGTGACCGGCAGGTGGGGCGACATCGAGGGCGTGTGGATCGCCCCGGTGACGGCGCAGGTGATGACGACTTTGCGTGCGGCCATGGCAGGTCCTTTCGGGCAGGTCATCTCAGGATTGGGCGCGCTTGTGCGCCATCAGGGCGGCCAAGCGGGCGTCCCGGCGGCGCGCGCGCTCGGCTTGGCTCGCCGGATCGGGACCGCCTCGCCAAGCGGCCGCGATCCGCGCGAGGCTCTCCGCCTCCCAGACCTGGGGCGGGGCCGGGTCGGCGGCGAGGCGGCGGTAGAATCCGCCGTAGCGGGCGGCGTAGTCGGGCACGCCGCCGGGCGCGTTGAGGTCGATCGTCGCGAAGGGGCCGAGGAAGGACCAGCGCAGGCCGAGCCCCTCCG
This window harbors:
- a CDS encoding 3-keto-5-aminohexanoate cleavage protein, whose translation is MAARKVVITCAVTGAIHTPSMSPHLPVTPEEIAEAAIGAAEAGAAIVHLHARDPRTGKPDQRPEAFRPFLSVIKQRANCVINLTTGGAPTMGIEERLAPASTLKPEVASLNMGSMNFGLYPMLERFKSFRHDWEEPYLAGSRDRIFKNTFADIEHILTTCAENGTRFEVECYDIGHLYTLAHFADRGVIKPPFFVQSVFGILGGIGPHPEDVLHMKRTADRLFGRDYHWSVLGAGRNQLPIAAQAAAMGGNVRVGLEDSLWIGPGKLAQSNAEQVTKVRQIIEGLGLEIATPDDARGILGLKGGDRVGF